In Ruegeria sp. HKCCD4315, a genomic segment contains:
- a CDS encoding heme lyase CcmF/NrfE family subunit: MIPEIGQFALALALAVSLVQSVLPLIGAARNNVMWMRSASATSILQTALVAIAFAALMWSFVVSDFTVLNVASNSHSLKPMLFKVAATWGSHEGSLLLWILILVIFGLGVSLLARNIPLKLKARTLAVQAWISAGFLSFMLFTSNPFDRVFPAPLDGQDLNPLLQDVGLAMHPPFLYLGYVGFSIVFSFAVAALIEGRVDPAWARWVRPWTLAAWVFLTLGIVLGSWWAYYELGWGGWWFWDPVENVSFMPWLAGTALFHSAIVTEKRGSFKSWTILLAVLTFSLSLLGTFIVRSGLLTSVHAFSVDPERGIYILALLAVAIGGSLTLFAIRAPEMEGGGLFAPISREAGLLINNLLLATATATVLFGTLYPLLLEAVTGEKISVGPPYYNASFVPIMLVLVVVMGIGPLLSWKRADLRGVLGRLKWVAGVSLLVALLVWYLDTGGPALAVLSIGLAVWLLGAVLTEWASRIKLGEAPLAESLRRARNLPRSHYGMVVAHAGLAVCMIGFIGSSAWKSEVVTFAEPGTQIEIAGFDVRFDGVEQLRGPNYLSRTATLKVFRDGAYVTTLQPERRAYLVAGTSTTESAIRTTLAGDLYASISEPAAESEQSKWTLRILYEPLVVWIWIGSGLLAFGGVLSLSDRRLRVGAPRKRTGQGSVPVAAE, encoded by the coding sequence ATGATACCGGAAATCGGGCAGTTTGCCTTGGCGCTCGCCCTGGCCGTGTCCTTGGTGCAAAGCGTATTACCTTTGATTGGAGCAGCGCGGAACAATGTCATGTGGATGCGATCGGCATCTGCGACCTCGATCCTGCAGACAGCGCTGGTTGCTATCGCCTTCGCCGCTCTGATGTGGTCCTTCGTGGTCAGCGATTTCACTGTGCTAAATGTGGCCAGCAATTCTCATTCGCTGAAACCGATGCTTTTCAAGGTGGCTGCGACCTGGGGTAGCCACGAAGGGTCGCTGCTGTTGTGGATTCTGATATTGGTGATTTTCGGGCTGGGTGTGTCTTTGTTGGCTCGGAACATCCCGCTGAAACTCAAGGCGCGCACACTGGCAGTGCAGGCCTGGATCAGCGCGGGGTTCCTGTCATTCATGCTGTTCACCTCGAACCCGTTCGACCGGGTGTTTCCGGCACCGCTGGATGGTCAGGATTTAAATCCGCTATTGCAGGATGTCGGCCTGGCTATGCACCCGCCGTTCCTATACCTGGGTTACGTCGGCTTCTCGATCGTATTTTCTTTCGCCGTGGCTGCCCTGATTGAGGGGCGGGTCGATCCGGCATGGGCGCGTTGGGTCCGACCCTGGACATTGGCGGCGTGGGTGTTTCTGACACTTGGTATCGTACTGGGCAGCTGGTGGGCCTATTACGAACTGGGTTGGGGCGGCTGGTGGTTCTGGGATCCGGTCGAGAATGTCTCGTTTATGCCCTGGCTTGCTGGCACAGCGCTGTTCCATTCGGCCATCGTGACAGAAAAGCGCGGCAGCTTCAAAAGTTGGACGATCCTGCTGGCCGTTTTGACCTTCTCGTTGTCCTTGTTGGGGACATTCATTGTCCGCTCAGGCTTGCTTACATCGGTCCACGCGTTTTCGGTCGATCCCGAACGCGGCATTTACATCTTGGCACTGTTGGCTGTCGCGATCGGTGGTTCATTGACGCTGTTTGCCATACGCGCACCGGAGATGGAGGGCGGCGGTCTTTTTGCCCCGATCAGCCGCGAGGCCGGTTTGCTTATTAACAACCTGCTGCTGGCCACCGCAACGGCGACGGTTCTATTCGGTACGCTTTATCCGCTTTTGCTTGAGGCTGTGACAGGTGAAAAGATTTCGGTTGGACCACCTTATTACAACGCCAGTTTCGTGCCGATCATGCTGGTTCTGGTCGTTGTAATGGGGATTGGGCCGCTGTTGTCATGGAAGCGGGCGGATTTGCGCGGTGTTCTGGGCCGGCTTAAATGGGTGGCCGGGGTTAGCCTGCTCGTGGCGTTGCTTGTGTGGTATCTGGATACCGGCGGCCCAGCCTTGGCGGTACTGTCGATCGGCCTTGCGGTTTGGTTGCTGGGCGCTGTGCTGACAGAGTGGGCCAGCCGAATAAAGCTGGGTGAGGCACCGCTGGCCGAGTCCCTGCGTCGGGCCCGCAACCTACCGCGTTCGCATTACGGCATGGTCGTGGCCCATGCGGGGTTGGCGGTCTGTATGATCGGCTTTATCGGGTCCAGCGCTTGGAAATCCGAGGTCGTGACTTTTGCCGAGCCCGGAACACAGATCGAGATAGCAGGGTTCGACGTGCGTTTTGACGGTGTGGAACAGCTTCGCGGTCCGAACTATCTGTCTCGCACGGCCACACTGAAGGTATTTCGCGATGGCGCTTATGTCACCACGCTTCAACCCGAGCGCAGGGCCTATCTCGTGGCGGGTACCAGTACGACCGAGTCGGCAATTCGAACGACGTTGGCAGGGGACCTTTACGCCTCGATATCGGAACCGGCGGCGGAATCAGAACAGAGCAAATGGACTCTGCGTATCCTGTATGAGCCATTGGTGGTCTGGATCTGGATAGGTTCAGGATTGTTAGCATTTGGTGGTGTCTTGTCACTCTCCGATCGGCGTCTACGCGTCGGTGCACCACGAAAACGGACTGGGCAGGGCTCCGTTCCGGTGGCGGCGGAGTAG